From one Microlunatus sp. Gsoil 973 genomic stretch:
- a CDS encoding NAD(P)/FAD-dependent oxidoreductase, whose amino-acid sequence MTSPQRIVVVGGGLAGAKSVEALRELTSDATITLVAAEPHLPYERPPLSKSYLAGQTPFDEAVVHTRDWYADQHIDLRLNTRATAIDAVGHVVRLTDESTLGYDKLILATGSTPRRLAIPGADADGVATLRTRDDADLIASWFGRDKHLAIIGAGWIGLEVAAAARAADTHVTVLESADLPLLRVLGPDVARVFADLHRANDVDLRTATGVAAITTSGERVSGVGLTDGSHIAADHVLIGVGAAPDVSLAESAGIVVDNGVLVDSTLQSSDPDIYAVGDIANHDHPVLGRRVRVEHWATALNQPAAAAASLLGRPTPYTELPYFFTDQYDLGMEYIGHADPSNTRLVIRGNLAKREFIAFWLDADHHIQAAMNVNVWDVPDQIKPLIVAGTAVDPEQLADTGIPLPRA is encoded by the coding sequence ATGACCAGCCCGCAGCGAATCGTCGTCGTGGGTGGAGGCCTGGCCGGCGCCAAGAGCGTCGAGGCCCTCCGCGAGCTGACGTCCGACGCCACTATCACCCTCGTGGCCGCAGAGCCACACCTTCCCTACGAACGGCCACCGCTGTCCAAGAGTTACCTCGCCGGTCAGACCCCGTTCGACGAAGCCGTCGTGCACACCCGCGATTGGTACGCAGACCAGCACATCGACCTGAGGCTGAACACTCGGGCCACGGCCATCGATGCGGTGGGCCATGTCGTCAGGCTGACCGACGAATCCACCCTGGGGTACGACAAACTCATCCTGGCAACGGGCTCGACACCCCGCCGGCTTGCCATCCCCGGTGCCGACGCGGACGGCGTCGCAACACTGCGCACCCGGGACGACGCCGACCTGATCGCCAGCTGGTTCGGCCGCGACAAACACCTCGCGATCATCGGTGCAGGCTGGATCGGGCTGGAAGTCGCCGCCGCCGCCCGCGCCGCCGACACCCACGTCACCGTCCTGGAATCGGCCGACCTGCCCTTGCTCCGTGTCCTCGGCCCCGACGTGGCTCGAGTGTTCGCCGATCTCCACCGGGCCAACGACGTCGACCTTCGCACCGCAACCGGCGTCGCGGCGATCACCACGAGCGGCGAAAGAGTCAGTGGGGTGGGCCTGACCGACGGTAGCCACATCGCTGCGGATCACGTCCTCATCGGCGTCGGGGCTGCGCCGGACGTGTCCCTGGCCGAGTCGGCCGGGATAGTCGTCGACAACGGGGTTCTGGTCGACTCGACACTGCAGTCCAGCGACCCCGACATCTATGCCGTCGGCGACATCGCCAACCACGACCATCCAGTCCTCGGCCGTCGTGTCCGCGTCGAGCACTGGGCCACCGCGCTCAACCAGCCGGCCGCGGCCGCCGCCTCCCTTCTCGGCCGCCCAACGCCCTACACCGAGCTGCCGTACTTCTTCACCGACCAATACGACCTCGGCATGGAATACATCGGCCACGCCGACCCCAGCAACACCCGACTCGTCATCCGCGGGAATCTCGCCAAGAGAGAGTTCATCGCGTTCTGGCTGGACGCCGACCACCACATCCAAGCCGCCATGAATGTCAACGTCTGGGACGTACCCGACCAGATCAAGCCCCTCATCGTCGCCGGCACCGCGGTCGACCCGGAGCAGCTCGCGGACACCGGCATCCCATTGCCGCGGGCCTGA
- a CDS encoding amidohydrolase family protein, with protein MTDTVTRPRTSHRRPAKQMIIDCDIHNVMSPDSLHPYLPNRWLRHLRTFGSRQHSGNVYPKGSPARWDAFPPSGLQPGADLGFMQVQHLDALNVEYGILGPLSGAGSQLDPEFSAALSTATNDWQIKEWLEPEDRLRAGMIVPAEHSEQAVAEIERLAGHPGFVQVLLVARSTAPLGDRRYWKMYETAARHDLPVGIHYGGGVRGFPISATGWPSFYLEDHTGMSAAFQAHVASLIFSGIFERVPNLRIALIEGGFAWLPSLAWRMDTHWKRFRSEVPHVPRRPSEYLWEHFWMTTQPIEEPHRPADLHKVFEQLGGVDKVMFSTDYPHWDFDHPLHAFQVRLPADQREKIYTENARAFYKLPAGATKIR; from the coding sequence GTGACCGACACAGTCACCCGACCGCGAACCAGCCATCGCCGGCCGGCCAAGCAGATGATCATCGACTGCGACATCCACAACGTCATGTCGCCCGACTCTCTCCATCCCTACCTGCCGAACCGGTGGCTCCGGCACCTGCGCACCTTCGGCTCACGGCAGCACTCGGGCAACGTCTACCCCAAGGGGTCACCCGCACGCTGGGATGCGTTCCCCCCGTCAGGTCTCCAGCCGGGCGCCGATCTCGGCTTCATGCAGGTCCAGCACCTCGACGCGCTGAATGTCGAATACGGAATCCTCGGCCCGTTGAGCGGCGCCGGAAGTCAACTCGATCCGGAATTCTCCGCAGCGCTGTCAACCGCGACCAACGACTGGCAGATCAAGGAATGGCTGGAACCCGAAGACCGTCTACGAGCGGGCATGATCGTTCCAGCCGAGCACAGTGAACAGGCGGTCGCTGAGATCGAACGCCTGGCAGGTCATCCCGGCTTCGTCCAGGTGCTGCTCGTCGCGCGAAGCACTGCCCCGCTCGGTGACCGGCGCTACTGGAAGATGTATGAGACGGCCGCGCGCCACGATCTTCCGGTCGGGATCCATTACGGCGGCGGCGTCCGAGGCTTCCCGATCAGTGCGACAGGATGGCCCTCCTTCTACCTGGAGGACCACACCGGAATGTCCGCCGCGTTCCAGGCCCACGTCGCGAGCCTGATCTTCAGTGGAATCTTCGAGCGCGTGCCGAACCTGCGGATCGCGCTGATCGAAGGGGGCTTCGCCTGGCTGCCGTCACTCGCCTGGCGGATGGACACCCATTGGAAACGCTTCCGGTCCGAAGTTCCGCACGTCCCTCGCCGGCCGTCGGAGTATCTGTGGGAGCACTTCTGGATGACGACCCAGCCGATCGAGGAGCCACACCGGCCTGCGGATCTGCACAAGGTGTTCGAGCAACTCGGTGGGGTCGACAAGGTGATGTTCTCCACCGACTACCCGCACTGGGACTTCGATCACCCGCTGCACGCCTTCCAGGTGCGGCTCCCCGCAGATCAGCGGGAGAAGATCTACACCGAGAATGCGCGCGCGTTCTACAAGCTTCCGGCCGGGGCAACCAAGATTCGATGA
- a CDS encoding carbohydrate ABC transporter permease, which yields MIIERAVDRPSVVVQPGARRRALGRTTVRGWMFIGPVVLGTLIFNVLPIIPTLVTSFADWNGLTAPHFIGLGNYQEMFSGADPLFSRSLINTIVYTIGYVPVGIAIGIGLAVLVNNRLPGMPVFRALIFLPYVTSLVAVGIVARWVFSDQYGVINGLLAAVGITGPHWLGQPGSAMAAVIITAIWANMGFNMIVVLAGLQGVPETLIEAATLDGAGRFARFIHVTIPFLTPTIFLLLILQTIGSFQVFALIMVMTSGGPGDATYVYIYHLWYEAFTLRKMGYASALAILLFVVLVAITWLQSRLSRKWVFYQ from the coding sequence ATGATCATTGAACGCGCCGTCGACCGTCCATCCGTCGTCGTGCAGCCAGGGGCTCGTCGCCGAGCGCTCGGACGAACCACAGTGCGCGGCTGGATGTTCATCGGGCCGGTGGTGCTGGGGACGTTGATCTTCAATGTCCTCCCGATCATTCCGACGCTCGTGACGAGCTTCGCGGACTGGAACGGCCTGACCGCGCCGCACTTCATCGGGCTGGGGAACTACCAGGAGATGTTCAGCGGGGCCGACCCGCTGTTCTCTCGCAGCCTGATCAACACGATCGTCTACACCATCGGCTATGTACCGGTCGGCATCGCGATCGGGATCGGCCTGGCCGTACTGGTCAACAACCGCCTGCCGGGGATGCCGGTGTTCAGGGCTCTGATCTTCCTTCCCTACGTCACCTCACTCGTTGCGGTCGGCATCGTCGCCCGGTGGGTCTTCAGCGATCAGTACGGAGTCATCAACGGGTTACTGGCCGCGGTCGGCATCACTGGACCGCACTGGCTCGGCCAGCCGGGTTCGGCGATGGCAGCCGTGATCATCACCGCCATCTGGGCGAACATGGGCTTCAACATGATCGTTGTGCTGGCCGGCCTGCAAGGCGTCCCGGAGACGCTGATCGAGGCGGCGACCCTCGATGGTGCGGGTCGGTTCGCCCGGTTCATACACGTCACGATCCCGTTTCTGACACCGACGATCTTTCTGCTCCTGATCCTGCAGACGATCGGCTCGTTCCAGGTGTTCGCCCTGATCATGGTGATGACCAGCGGTGGGCCGGGCGACGCCACCTACGTGTACATCTACCACTTGTGGTACGAGGCATTCACGCTGCGAAAGATGGGTTACGCCTCGGCGCTGGCGATCCTGCTCTTCGTGGTCCTCGTCGCGATCACCTGGTTGCAGAGCCGGCTGTCCAGGAAGTGGGTGTTCTACCAGTGA
- a CDS encoding mandelate racemase/muconate lactonizing enzyme family protein, translated as MTKIISIETFEGHGCIVRVRTDDGLEGIGQTAHSEAKITAEVLHSLVARNYLGRDPFDVVTLADSCARAEYKYFGGFLFRALAGVDTALWDLVGRAKSQPVYQLLGGKARPAVPVYGSAMRRDTTPEDEVDRMITAVAEHGFGAVKVKIGERNGRDGEPRSGRTSRLVPLLRKELGEEIEISADANGAYSPGQAVRIGRLLEEYDYLHFEEPVPYWEYENAERIAAALDIPIGLGEQEFSVENLRRLVTAGMADVIQPDVGYLGGITRARQVADLANLAGVPCVPHSSGRSLTAIFTLHLVTAMPACSLFHEWTIEDVSDMHFYEPFPVARGGEIIVSEAPGWGIEIPESVLRQMERRASTV; from the coding sequence GTGACCAAGATCATCTCCATCGAGACTTTCGAGGGGCACGGATGCATCGTTCGCGTCCGCACGGATGACGGTCTGGAAGGCATCGGCCAGACGGCACACTCGGAAGCCAAGATCACCGCCGAGGTGCTGCACAGCCTGGTGGCGCGCAACTATCTGGGTCGCGACCCGTTCGACGTCGTGACGCTGGCCGACTCGTGTGCCCGTGCGGAGTACAAGTATTTCGGCGGATTCCTGTTCCGTGCGCTGGCCGGCGTTGACACCGCGCTCTGGGATCTCGTCGGCAGGGCCAAGTCCCAACCGGTCTACCAACTACTCGGCGGCAAGGCACGCCCCGCTGTGCCGGTGTACGGGTCGGCGATGCGCCGCGACACGACCCCGGAGGATGAGGTCGATCGCATGATCACTGCTGTCGCCGAACACGGCTTCGGCGCGGTCAAGGTCAAGATCGGTGAGCGAAACGGTCGCGACGGGGAACCTCGTTCGGGCCGCACGTCGCGACTCGTGCCCCTGTTGCGGAAGGAACTCGGGGAGGAGATCGAGATCAGTGCTGATGCGAACGGCGCCTACTCACCCGGACAAGCCGTTCGGATCGGACGATTGCTCGAGGAGTACGACTACCTGCACTTCGAAGAGCCGGTGCCCTATTGGGAGTACGAGAACGCCGAACGGATCGCCGCGGCGCTGGACATCCCGATCGGTCTCGGCGAGCAGGAGTTCTCTGTTGAGAACCTGCGGCGGCTCGTCACAGCCGGGATGGCCGACGTCATCCAGCCCGATGTTGGCTACCTCGGCGGCATCACCCGAGCCCGCCAGGTCGCCGACCTCGCCAATCTCGCCGGCGTGCCGTGCGTTCCCCACTCCTCGGGACGATCACTGACCGCGATCTTCACGCTGCACCTGGTGACGGCGATGCCGGCCTGCAGCCTGTTTCACGAGTGGACCATCGAGGACGTCTCCGACATGCACTTCTACGAGCCGTTTCCCGTCGCTCGCGGAGGTGAGATCATCGTGTCCGAGGCTCCGGGTTGGGGTATCGAGATTCCGGAGTCGGTGCTGCGACAGATGGAGCGAAGGGCCTCAACGGTGTAG
- the folE gene encoding GTP cyclohydrolase I, whose product MTDPVALRLPVADGDDIDEDFAADVPALHVAAPADDRVDLERAEQAAADFLRALGVGIESEHLRRTPARMAQAWAEMLTPRPFDLTTFPNEEQYDELVLARDIGFRSVCEHHLLPFTGRACVGYLPGDRILGLSKLARVVEHFACRPQTQERMTKQIADWLQQQLRPRAVGVLIAAEHSCMTLRGAQAVGSSTVTSSLLGRLRTDAASRQEFMALAGTLRAS is encoded by the coding sequence ATGACCGATCCAGTGGCTCTGCGCCTGCCGGTGGCCGATGGGGACGACATCGACGAAGACTTCGCCGCCGATGTTCCGGCCCTGCATGTGGCGGCGCCCGCGGACGATCGGGTGGACCTGGAACGCGCCGAGCAGGCCGCAGCCGACTTCTTGCGGGCCCTGGGCGTGGGAATCGAGTCGGAGCATCTGCGCCGGACCCCCGCACGAATGGCACAGGCGTGGGCCGAGATGCTCACCCCGCGGCCGTTCGACCTGACCACGTTCCCCAACGAAGAGCAGTACGACGAGTTGGTGCTGGCCCGCGACATCGGCTTCCGGTCGGTCTGCGAACATCATCTGCTGCCGTTCACCGGCCGGGCCTGTGTCGGTTACCTCCCCGGCGATCGGATCCTGGGGCTGTCGAAGTTGGCCCGGGTGGTCGAACACTTCGCCTGCCGGCCGCAGACCCAGGAACGGATGACCAAACAGATCGCTGATTGGCTCCAGCAGCAGCTCAGGCCCCGGGCGGTCGGCGTCCTGATTGCCGCCGAACACTCCTGTATGACCTTGCGCGGCGCTCAGGCCGTCGGGTCGAGCACGGTGACGTCCAGCCTGCTGGGCAGGTTGCGGACCGACGCCGCGTCCCGGCAGGAATTCATGGCTCTGGCCGGCACCCTCCGAGCAAGCTGA
- a CDS encoding extracellular solute-binding protein: MGSGAAITRRRLLQGGLGLAAAGVSAGTLAACGTSASSVPRGWTGVTFSSIGDTTSQKMFQDMIAAAQKESLDDQRIKIIWKPAPGDDWASVMLQFSSGTTADIQRIDDDRVYDLATSGKIHQLDKWMSDKSTGFDLSKYSPTFASKVAVEGYQFSVTPGMSANVLYYNKKLFAAAGIEAPTSWDDAWSWDQFDAAVKRLTKKEGGRTDVYGLQFAVNTIQATAYGAGDTALNEDQTECGYAKPATLEAIDKQISYIREGYAPTVDVDFLPLFNGGKLAMTWQGMDLGAQISKDIEWDIMPWPKTPLFAMTKNYARTWVIPKASKAPEAAYQALKALCGKAAQDVMAKSQFAVPALTESAESAAFTDHPYPATPKVWAETLGKVNGRPVDIPFPRGPIGTALADSFVEGVNADGLMSGKLPTADYIRKGRAAVNAEIRKRGWNVSKGKELLEKGGALTDPDTRVLQ; encoded by the coding sequence ATGGGTTCCGGGGCTGCTATCACTCGTCGGCGACTACTGCAGGGCGGCTTGGGGTTGGCCGCCGCAGGAGTCTCGGCCGGAACGCTCGCCGCCTGCGGCACCAGTGCCTCGAGCGTCCCTCGCGGCTGGACCGGGGTCACCTTCAGCTCCATCGGTGACACCACGTCACAGAAGATGTTCCAGGACATGATCGCCGCTGCCCAGAAGGAAAGTCTGGACGACCAGCGGATCAAGATCATTTGGAAGCCTGCGCCGGGTGACGACTGGGCGAGTGTGATGTTGCAGTTCAGCTCCGGCACCACGGCAGACATCCAACGTATCGACGACGACCGGGTCTACGACCTGGCCACGAGCGGAAAGATCCACCAGCTCGACAAGTGGATGAGCGACAAGAGCACCGGCTTTGATCTCTCCAAGTACAGTCCGACGTTCGCCAGCAAGGTCGCCGTGGAGGGGTACCAGTTCTCCGTCACGCCGGGGATGAGCGCCAACGTGCTGTATTACAACAAGAAGCTCTTCGCGGCCGCCGGCATCGAGGCGCCCACGTCCTGGGACGACGCCTGGAGCTGGGATCAATTCGACGCTGCGGTCAAGAGGCTGACGAAGAAGGAGGGCGGCCGCACCGATGTCTACGGCCTGCAGTTCGCCGTGAACACGATCCAAGCCACTGCCTACGGTGCGGGTGACACAGCCCTCAACGAGGACCAGACCGAGTGCGGTTACGCCAAGCCGGCGACGCTGGAGGCCATCGACAAGCAGATCTCCTACATTCGCGAAGGGTACGCGCCGACCGTCGACGTCGACTTCCTCCCGCTGTTCAACGGCGGAAAGCTCGCGATGACCTGGCAGGGCATGGACCTCGGAGCTCAGATCAGCAAGGACATCGAGTGGGACATCATGCCCTGGCCGAAGACACCACTGTTCGCGATGACCAAGAACTACGCCAGGACCTGGGTGATCCCCAAGGCGTCGAAGGCTCCCGAGGCCGCCTACCAGGCCCTGAAGGCCCTCTGCGGCAAGGCCGCCCAGGATGTGATGGCGAAGTCGCAGTTCGCGGTTCCGGCGCTGACCGAATCGGCCGAGAGTGCCGCGTTCACTGATCACCCCTACCCGGCGACGCCCAAGGTGTGGGCCGAGACCCTGGGCAAGGTGAACGGGCGCCCGGTGGACATTCCGTTCCCGCGTGGCCCGATCGGCACCGCGCTCGCCGATTCGTTCGTCGAGGGCGTGAACGCCGACGGCTTGATGAGCGGCAAGTTGCCCACCGCTGACTACATCAGGAAGGGCCGTGCCGCCGTCAACGCGGAGATCAGGAAGCGCGGCTGGAACGTCAGCAAAGGCAAGGAGCTGCTCGAGAAGGGAGGGGCGCTGACCGATCCCGACACCAGGGTCCTGCAATGA
- a CDS encoding amidohydrolase family protein produces the protein MTTQQIERFARPEQWSGHPLIDTDVHINLPGLKTLFPYLAERWQDYITESGMGGLPSNLYPPNAPNMFLPGSKPEQGPPGSSLELLQAQLLDPWDLTYALVNCTYAVDSVHNDDLAAALARALNEWQLHEFLERDPRLRGAAVLPLQNPGFAAREVEWASQHSQFVQVTVPSRSREPLGRRAFWPIYEAAQRAGLVVGIQAGGLSGNPLTPVGWPTYFVEDYVDVPLAFQAQLLSLVTEGVFVQFPDLKMVTIEGGFTWLPALLWRFDKDWKGLRREVPWVDRPPSEIVRDHIRMTIAPLDHPDTPEFMLQVIDQLLCDEMLMFSTDYPQAHFDDPADALPHGLSDALLTKIMSGNALATYRLP, from the coding sequence GTGACCACACAGCAGATCGAAAGGTTCGCCAGGCCGGAGCAATGGTCCGGTCATCCCCTGATCGACACGGATGTCCACATCAACCTGCCCGGGCTGAAGACACTGTTTCCCTATCTGGCTGAGCGGTGGCAGGACTACATCACCGAGTCCGGGATGGGTGGACTGCCGTCGAATCTCTACCCGCCCAACGCGCCGAACATGTTTCTCCCGGGCTCGAAACCCGAACAGGGACCGCCGGGCTCGAGCCTGGAGCTGTTGCAGGCTCAGCTTCTGGATCCATGGGATCTGACGTATGCGCTGGTGAACTGCACCTACGCCGTCGACTCCGTGCACAACGACGACCTCGCCGCTGCGCTGGCTCGCGCTCTGAATGAGTGGCAACTCCACGAATTCCTTGAACGGGATCCTCGACTCCGCGGGGCCGCCGTACTTCCGCTGCAGAATCCCGGGTTCGCGGCCAGAGAGGTCGAGTGGGCGTCACAGCACAGCCAGTTCGTCCAGGTGACGGTTCCCTCGCGGAGCCGGGAGCCACTCGGCCGCCGGGCATTCTGGCCGATCTATGAAGCAGCGCAACGGGCGGGTCTCGTCGTCGGCATCCAGGCAGGGGGCCTGAGCGGTAACCCCCTGACACCGGTGGGCTGGCCGACCTATTTCGTCGAGGACTACGTCGACGTGCCGCTGGCCTTCCAGGCGCAACTGCTGAGCCTGGTGACCGAGGGGGTCTTCGTCCAGTTCCCCGATCTGAAGATGGTGACCATCGAAGGCGGCTTCACCTGGTTGCCGGCATTGCTGTGGCGCTTCGACAAGGACTGGAAAGGGCTGCGTCGAGAGGTGCCCTGGGTCGATCGACCACCGTCGGAGATCGTGCGTGATCACATCCGGATGACGATCGCTCCCCTTGACCATCCCGATACGCCCGAGTTCATGCTGCAGGTCATCGATCAGCTGCTCTGCGACGAGATGCTGATGTTCTCGACCGATTACCCGCAGGCCCACTTCGACGATCCCGCTGACGCGCTGCCGCACGGACTGTCGGATGCGCTGCTGACCAAGATCATGTCAGGCAACGCGCTGGCCACCTACCGGCTTCCATGA
- a CDS encoding amidohydrolase family protein has product MAARHSSTREYGAALCRATNDWQVDEWYEKDSRLRCGIVVPMEDAELAADEIDRVAGHPAFVQVLLVARTSAPLGDRRYWKIYEAAARHDLPVGVHFGGGARGVPVTAAGWPSYYLEDHAVMSTAFQAHVASLVFSGIFEKLPALRFAMIEGGFAWLPSLTWRMDQQWHRFGSETPQVRRRPSEYVAERMWFTTQPIEEPHRAADLLTVFDHLGGVDKIMFSTDYPHWDFDSPVHAFQVRIPQDQREKIYTENARAFYRLPARATHQN; this is encoded by the coding sequence GTGGCGGCCCGGCACAGCTCAACCAGGGAATACGGCGCGGCGCTGTGCAGAGCGACCAACGATTGGCAGGTCGATGAGTGGTACGAGAAGGACTCCCGCCTCCGCTGCGGGATCGTCGTACCGATGGAGGACGCGGAACTCGCGGCCGACGAGATCGACCGGGTAGCCGGGCATCCGGCGTTCGTCCAGGTGCTGCTGGTGGCGCGCACGTCGGCACCGCTGGGTGATCGGCGGTATTGGAAGATCTACGAGGCAGCGGCCCGTCATGATCTTCCGGTGGGTGTGCACTTCGGCGGCGGCGCCCGTGGCGTTCCGGTCACTGCCGCCGGATGGCCCTCCTACTACCTCGAGGACCATGCAGTGATGTCCACCGCCTTCCAAGCGCACGTGGCAAGCCTGGTGTTCTCCGGCATCTTCGAGAAACTGCCTGCACTCAGGTTCGCGATGATCGAGGGCGGTTTCGCGTGGTTGCCGTCCCTGACCTGGCGCATGGACCAGCAATGGCACCGGTTCGGGTCAGAGACGCCGCAGGTACGTCGACGACCGAGCGAATATGTCGCCGAACGAATGTGGTTCACCACCCAGCCGATCGAGGAACCGCATCGCGCCGCTGACCTGCTCACAGTGTTCGACCACCTCGGCGGAGTGGACAAGATCATGTTCTCCACCGACTATCCGCACTGGGACTTCGATTCGCCCGTTCACGCCTTCCAGGTCCGGATTCCGCAGGATCAGCGGGAGAAGATCTACACCGAGAACGCCCGAGCGTTCTACCGGCTGCCCGCACGCGCGACGCATCAGAACTAG
- a CDS encoding carbohydrate ABC transporter permease, giving the protein MTYLGCIVVAAVAVGPFVWMVSSSFKDPTDVISLTPRLIPRPFTVENYTYLVSNGILPFVRFLGNSAYITVLVIIGRLFVCALGAYGFARLQFRGRDAAFAMLLASLMIPDMLMVLPLYSAYVKAGLINTHFPLIVPPIVANTFGTFLLRQFFMSIPKEYDEAALVDGASHFRIFFQIILPLSKPALATLAVLTFVNVWNDFFGPLIYLNDVDKFTIPVGLAFFQTNESTQYGPLMAGATLAIIPTVAVFVFAQKYFTRGISMTGIK; this is encoded by the coding sequence ATGACCTACCTCGGCTGCATCGTGGTCGCTGCGGTCGCGGTCGGCCCGTTCGTCTGGATGGTGTCGAGTTCCTTCAAGGACCCGACGGACGTGATCAGCCTGACCCCCCGGCTCATCCCCCGTCCCTTCACGGTCGAGAACTACACCTACCTGGTCAGCAACGGCATCCTGCCCTTCGTCCGGTTCCTCGGCAACAGCGCCTACATCACCGTTCTGGTGATCATCGGTCGCCTGTTCGTCTGCGCGTTGGGAGCCTACGGGTTCGCCAGACTGCAGTTCCGTGGCAGGGATGCCGCCTTCGCAATGCTCCTGGCATCATTGATGATCCCGGACATGTTGATGGTGCTGCCGCTGTACTCCGCCTACGTCAAGGCCGGACTGATCAACACGCATTTTCCGTTGATCGTGCCGCCGATCGTCGCCAACACCTTCGGCACGTTCCTGCTTCGCCAGTTCTTCATGTCGATCCCCAAGGAGTACGACGAGGCGGCGCTGGTGGATGGTGCGAGCCACTTCCGGATCTTCTTCCAGATCATCCTGCCGCTGTCGAAACCGGCCCTTGCGACGCTCGCGGTGCTGACCTTCGTCAACGTCTGGAACGACTTCTTCGGTCCGTTGATCTACCTGAACGATGTCGACAAGTTCACCATCCCGGTCGGCCTCGCGTTCTTCCAGACCAACGAAAGCACCCAGTACGGCCCGCTGATGGCGGGGGCGACTCTGGCGATCATCCCAACCGTCGCGGTCTTCGTCTTCGCTCAGAAGTACTTCACCCGAGGGATCTCGATGACTGGGATCAAATGA
- a CDS encoding metalloregulator ArsR/SmtB family transcription factor yields MSRPEVTGPEATRPETSGDTWARLTVLSDPVRRRLYDYVAAHEGPTRREEAATAAGISRTLAAYHLDRLTEAGLLTTSYARTSGRTGPGAGRPAKHYERADEEVAVTVPPRSYDILARLLAEAIAADDSDGTGSALGAALTAAAEAEGRSAAATDQDLITVLMTRGYEPDIDDGGNITLRNCPFHRLARQHTDLVCNLNHALLRGCLIGCDEDPGRADLAPRPGHCCVVIRPPAA; encoded by the coding sequence ATGAGCCGTCCGGAGGTGACCGGGCCGGAGGCAACCCGGCCGGAGACAAGTGGTGACACGTGGGCCCGGCTCACGGTCTTGTCCGATCCGGTCCGACGGCGCCTCTACGATTACGTTGCCGCCCACGAGGGGCCGACCCGACGTGAAGAAGCCGCGACCGCCGCAGGTATCAGCCGCACACTGGCCGCCTATCACCTCGACCGGCTCACCGAGGCCGGATTGCTCACCACCAGCTACGCTCGGACCAGCGGCCGGACCGGTCCCGGCGCCGGACGTCCGGCCAAACACTACGAACGGGCCGACGAGGAAGTCGCGGTAACCGTCCCACCCCGCAGCTACGACATCTTGGCCCGGCTGCTGGCCGAGGCGATCGCAGCCGACGATTCCGACGGCACTGGCAGCGCACTCGGCGCGGCGCTGACCGCCGCCGCCGAGGCCGAAGGGCGATCCGCAGCAGCGACCGACCAGGATCTGATCACCGTCCTGATGACGCGGGGATACGAACCCGACATCGACGACGGCGGCAACATCACCCTGCGCAACTGCCCGTTCCACCGACTGGCCAGGCAACACACCGATCTGGTCTGCAACCTGAACCACGCGCTACTCCGCGGCTGCCTGATCGGCTGTGATGAAGATCCGGGCCGGGCGGACCTCGCTCCTCGGCCGGGCCACTGCTGTGTCGTCATCCGCCCGCCGGCAGCGTGA
- a CDS encoding Rieske (2Fe-2S) protein translates to MPKYVVATVDEIPPGHRKVVEIARRSIGVFNVKGSFYAIRNKCPHAGGPMCEGVTSGLVRSDQPGVYDYVMRGEIIRCPWHGWEFEIATGQSWFDPAKTKVRAYPTSVEPGEILAKNPELQAAGYQPGPYAGETYEVEVDRDYVIINL, encoded by the coding sequence GTGCCGAAATACGTGGTTGCAACCGTCGACGAAATCCCTCCCGGCCATCGCAAGGTGGTCGAGATCGCCAGGCGGTCGATCGGCGTCTTCAATGTGAAGGGCAGCTTCTATGCCATCCGCAACAAGTGTCCGCATGCCGGCGGACCGATGTGCGAGGGCGTGACGTCAGGACTCGTGCGCTCCGATCAACCTGGCGTCTACGACTACGTCATGCGCGGCGAGATCATCCGGTGCCCGTGGCACGGTTGGGAATTCGAGATCGCCACCGGTCAATCCTGGTTCGACCCCGCGAAGACCAAGGTCCGGGCGTACCCGACGAGTGTCGAACCCGGCGAGATCCTGGCGAAGAATCCCGAGTTGCAGGCAGCCGGCTACCAGCCCGGTCCGTACGCGGGAGAGACCTACGAGGTCGAGGTGGATCGTGATTACGTCATCATCAATCTCTGA